The following proteins are encoded in a genomic region of Takifugu rubripes chromosome 9, fTakRub1.2, whole genome shotgun sequence:
- the itga11b gene encoding integrin alpha-11 isoform X1, with product MDYHPQHHPLFLLLWICSSFPGEHRTDLQLCFNFDSKNFKIFSGSKETQFGSTVQQHEAGGRQWLLVGAPLESTGQKQTGDVFRCPLDNRKSAGCSRLHLAKLPLDNVSERKDEMRLGMTLTSNPKDSSFVTCGPLWSHECGSSLYSTGICSRVSWTFRPTHTIAPALQRCETFMDIVIVLDGSNSIYPWHEVQGFLINILRKFYIGPGQTQVGVVQYGSSVVHEFSLGEYQTVEEVVDAAKSISQRGGEETRTALGINVARSEAFRRGGRPGAQKVMIVITDGESHDSPQLLQAVADSERDNITMYAIAVLGYYNRRGINPEAFLKEIKFIASDPDEKHFFNVTDESALKDIVDALGERIFSLEGTSTLGQGFGLQMAQAGFSSHLVKDGILLGAVGAYDWNGAVLKDTKHGKVVPPKFSYKDEFPEELKNHGAYLGYSVGSLISSDGSQLYTAGAPRFNHTGKVIVFTLKNSGNLTVLQALLGEQIGSYFGSELLSMDVDGDGQTDVLLVAAPMYYNQGWERGKVYVYGLTPETSFDLQGVLEVTNCFQNSRLGSSLAQIQDMNGDGFRELVVGAPLEDDHQGAVYLFYGQDRTIQWQFRQRLSAAGSSASLKYFGQSLHGVLDVNGDGLVDLAVGALGAAVIIWSRGVVQIQSSLIFEPEKVNIFNKDCQRGGKEVTCMSVTICLSLHSRTRTKAKPKVEVAIWYSLVFDERRFPPRAVLDESDRQQPRILFLQTGSQSCRRHSFSVQVRETSDYGRPISVVLETGLQNPDEGPVLDPDQSSILKAELPFWNGCEQEDTCVPDLVLHSHTDLVDVGKFCSSRTIWSLCSHQGESEVSARVVETGRRNVVVFAQLENQGENAYGTTVHISTSSNLLFSSLTVKAPPTFPQDQSDIPMECSSENSPGNELSCNISVPFMKTSSQVSFRLEFELSRVELLDHMQVTMTTSSEGEDKNLDDNNNIIFLPLRYQLDLLFTRDPNTPRFQIQAAGSTAFFFSRDEPDSLSHDFNLTYHIQNLGTFPVRGIVFRAEIWAVTRGGNHLMKMMDFRVEQQVSGSHCQLPQHTAANRISAEDLSHLSQLNSSNSASVAAECRLELPASKELKVTLTGRLQLPALLAVSFRSLEILTTASIWMEPFSPMFLQEDVPVREIILEIRKEEDYINPVWIILGSILGGLLLLALLVLALWKLGFFSRRRKDKEEPVADGKAAEEL from the exons ATGGATTATCATCCTCAACATCatcctttgtttcttcttctctggatctGCAGTTCCTTCCCAGGTGAGCACAGAACAG ATCTTCAACTCTGCTTCAACTTCGACAGCAAGAACTTCAAAATCTTCTCTGGTTCTAAAGAGACCCAGTTTGGTTCCACAGTTCAGCAGCACGAGGCCGGAGGACGCCAGTG gctgctggTTGGAGCTCCCTTAGAATCCACTGGGCAAAAACAGACAGGCGATGTGTTCAGGTGTCCTCTGGACAACAGAAAGTCTGCTGGCTGCAGCCGCCTGCACCTGG CAAAACTTCCTCTGGACAATGTGTCTGAGAGAAAAGACGAGATGAGGCTGGGCATGACGCTGACCTCAAACCCCAAAGACAGCAGCTTCGTg ACCTGTGgtcctctctggtctcatgaATGTGGCAGCTCCCTGTACAGCACAGGAATCTGTTCCAGAGTCAGCTGGACCTTCAGACCGACCCACACCATTGCCCCAGCCCTGCAGA GATGTGAGACCTTCATGGACATAGTGATTGTTCTGGATGGTTCTAACTCTATCTATCCCTGGCACGAGGTCCAGGGATTCCTGATCAACATCCTGCGCAAGTTCTACATCGGCCCAGGTCAGACGCAG GTGGGGGTGGTCCAGTACGGCTCCTCGGTGGTCCACGAGTTCAGCCTGGGCGAGTACCAgacagtggaggaggtggtggacgCGGCCAAGAGCATCAGCCAGCGTGGTGGTGAGGAGACGAGAACGGCGTTGGGTATCAATGTGGCGAG GTCGGAGGCGTTCAGGCGAGGAGGCCGACCTGGAGCTCAGAAGGTGATGATCGTGATCACAGATGGAGAATCACATGACAGtccgcagctgctgcaggctgtcgCTGACAGCGAGAGGGACAATATCACCATGTATGCTATCGCT GTTCTAGGTTACTACAATCGCCGAGGAATCAACCCTGAAGCCTTCCTGAAGGAAATCAAGTTCATCGCCAGCGACCCAGATGAGAAACACTTCTTCAATGTGACGGACGAGTCGGCACTGAAAGATATTGTGGACGCACTTGGAGAAAGGATTTTCTCTCTGGAAG GTACCAGCACTCTGGGTCAAGGGTTTGGTCTCCAGATGGCTCAGGCTGGATTCTCCTCACATTTAGTCAAA GATGGCATTCTTCTCGGAGCCGTGGGAGCTTATGACTGGAATGGTGCCGTACTGAAGGACACCAAACATGGAAAAGTTGTTCCACCAAAATTTTCCTACAAAGATGAGTTTccggaggagctgaagaaccaTGGAGCCTACCTGG GTTATTCCGTTGGTTCGCTCATCTCGTCTGACGGCTCTCAGCTCTACACTGCTGGAGCACCGAGGTTCAACCACACCGGGAAGGTCATTGTGTTCACCCTGAAGAACTCTGGGAACCTGACGGTCCTGCAGGCTCTTCTAGGGGAGCAG ATTGGTTCGTATTTTGGCAGCGAGTTGTTGTCAATGGATGTAGATGGTGACGGACAAACCGATGTTCTCCTGGTGGCAGCACCGATGTACTACAACCAGggctgggagagagggaaggttTACGTCTACGGCCTGACACCAGAG ACATCGTTTGATCTCCAGGGGGTGCTGGAGGTGACTAACTGCTTCCAGAACTCTCGGCTGGGTTCATCCTTGGCTCAAATACAGGACATGAATGGAGACGGGTTCCGAGAGTTGGTGGTAGGAGCACCACTGGAGgatgaccaccagggggcggtcTATTTGTTTTATGGGCAGGACAGAACCATCCAGTGGCAGTTCAGACAG CGActgtctgctgctggttcttCTGCAAGTCTGAAGTATTTCGGCCAAAGTCTTCATGGTGTTTTAGATGTCAACGGAGATGGGCTTGTTGACCTTGCAGTGGGAGCATTGGGGGCCGCTGTCATCATCTG GTCTCGTGGTGTGGTGCAGATCCAGTCCAGCCTGATATTTGAACCAGAGAAGGTCAACATCTTCAACAAAGACTGTCAgcgaggagggaaggaggtcaCCTGCATGTCTGTCACGATCTGTTTGAGTCTGCACTCCAGGACAAGAACCAAAGCAAAGCCAAAGGTGGAAGTTG CCATCTGGTACAGTCTGGTGTTTGATGAACGCCGTTTTCCTCCACGAGCCGTCCTGGATGAATCAGATCGACAGCAGCCCAGGATTCTgtttctgcagacaggaagtcaaagcTGCCGGCGCCACAGTTTCTCTGTTCaggtcaga GAGACGAGTGATTATGGACGTCCCATCTCGGTTGTCCTTGAAACGGGGCTGCAGAACCCAGATGAGGGCCCTGTGTTGGACCCGGATCAGTCGAGCATCTTGAAGGCTGAG CTTCCCTTCTGGAATGGCTGTGAGCAGGAAGACACTTGCGTCCCTGACCTTGTCCTCCACAGTCACACCGACCTGGTGGATGTTGG GAagttctgcagctccagaaccATCTGGTCACTCtgcagccaccagggggagtCAGAGGTCAGCGCTCGTGTCGTAGAGACGGGGCGTAGGAACGTGGTGGTGTTTGCCCAGCTGGAGAATCAGGGCGAGAACGCTTATGGAACCACAGTtcacatctccacctcctccaaccTGCTTTTCTCCAGTCTAACAGTCAAG GCTCCTCCAACATTTCCACAGGACCAATCAGATATTCCAATGGAGTGTTCCTCTGAGAACAGCCCAGGTAATGAGCTGAGCTGCAACATCAGCGTTCCCTTTATGAAGACATCATCACAG gTGTCTTTCCGTCTAGAGTTTGAGCTCAGCCGAGTGGAGCTCCTGGACCACATGCaagtcaccatgacaaccagcag tgagggtgaggaTAAAAACCTtgatgacaacaacaacatcatcttcctccctctgaggTACCAGCTTGATCTCCTCTTCACCAG GGACCCCAACACTCCTCGTTTTCAAATCCAAGCAGCAGGTTCCACCGCCTTCTTCTTTTCTCGGGACGAACCCGACAGCCTTTCTCACGACTTTAACCTGACTTATCAT ATCCAGAACTTGGGCACCTTTCCAGTGCGTGGCATTGTCTTCAGGGCTGAGATCTGGGCAGTGACAAGAGGAGGGAACCATCTCATGAAGATGATGGACTTCAGAGTCGAACAG caggtCTCTGGTTCTCACTGTCAGCTCCCTCAACACACAGCAGCCAACAGGATTTCAGCAGAggacctgtctcacctgtcccagCTG aacagcagcaacagtgcCAGCGTGGCGGCTGAGTGTCGGCTGGAGCTGCCAGCCTCCAAAGAGCTGAAGGTGACACTCACAGGACGACTTcaacttcctgctctgcttgCT GTGAGCTTTAGGTCTTTGGAGATATTAACCACAGCTTCCATCTGGATGGAACCATTTAGTCCAATGTTCCTTCAGGAAGATGTTCCTGTCAGAGAG ATAATCCTGGAGATAAGGAAGGAAGAGGATTATATCAACCCAGTCTGGATTATACTGGGAAGCATACTGGGAGGCCTTCTACTATTGGCTCTATTGGTCCTGGCCCTTTGGAAG CTCGGCTTCTTTAGTAGACGaaggaaagacaaagaggagcCTGTAGCCGATGGGAAGGCAGCGGAGGAGCTGTGA
- the itga11b gene encoding integrin alpha-11 isoform X4: protein MDYHPQHHPLFLLLWICSSFPDLQLCFNFDSKNFKIFSGSKETQFGSTVQQHEAGGRQWLLVGAPLESTGQKQTGDVFRCPLDNRKSAGCSRLHLAKLPLDNVSERKDEMRLGMTLTSNPKDSSFVTCGPLWSHECGSSLYSTGICSRVSWTFRPTHTIAPALQRCETFMDIVIVLDGSNSIYPWHEVQGFLINILRKFYIGPGQTQVGVVQYGSSVVHEFSLGEYQTVEEVVDAAKSISQRGGEETRTALGINVARSEAFRRGGRPGAQKVMIVITDGESHDSPQLLQAVADSERDNITMYAIAVLGYYNRRGINPEAFLKEIKFIASDPDEKHFFNVTDESALKDIVDALGERIFSLEGTSTLGQGFGLQMAQAGFSSHLVKDGILLGAVGAYDWNGAVLKDTKHGKVVPPKFSYKDEFPEELKNHGAYLGYSVGSLISSDGSQLYTAGAPRFNHTGKVIVFTLKNSGNLTVLQALLGEQIGSYFGSELLSMDVDGDGQTDVLLVAAPMYYNQGWERGKVYVYGLTPETSFDLQGVLEVTNCFQNSRLGSSLAQIQDMNGDGFRELVVGAPLEDDHQGAVYLFYGQDRTIQWQFRQRLSAAGSSASLKYFGQSLHGVLDVNGDGLVDLAVGALGAAVIIWSRGVVQIQSSLIFEPEKVNIFNKDCQRGGKEVTCMSVTICLSLHSRTRTKAKPKVEVAIWYSLVFDERRFPPRAVLDESDRQQPRILFLQTGSQSCRRHSFSVQVRETSDYGRPISVVLETGLQNPDEGPVLDPDQSSILKAELPFWNGCEQEDTCVPDLVLHSHTDLVDVGKFCSSRTIWSLCSHQGESEVSARVVETGRRNVVVFAQLENQGENAYGTTVHISTSSNLLFSSLTVKAPPTFPQDQSDIPMECSSENSPGNELSCNISVPFMKTSSQVSFRLEFELSRVELLDHMQVTMTTSSEGEDKNLDDNNNIIFLPLRYQLDLLFTRDPNTPRFQIQAAGSTAFFFSRDEPDSLSHDFNLTYHIQNLGTFPVRGIVFRAEIWAVTRGGNHLMKMMDFRVEQQVSGSHCQLPQHTAANRISAEDLSHLSQLNSSNSASVAAECRLELPASKELKVTLTGRLQLPALLAVSFRSLEILTTASIWMEPFSPMFLQEDVPVREIILEIRKEEDYINPVWIILGSILGGLLLLALLVLALWKLGFFSRRRKDKEEPVADGKAAEEL from the exons ATGGATTATCATCCTCAACATCatcctttgtttcttcttctctggatctGCAGTTCCTTCCCAG ATCTTCAACTCTGCTTCAACTTCGACAGCAAGAACTTCAAAATCTTCTCTGGTTCTAAAGAGACCCAGTTTGGTTCCACAGTTCAGCAGCACGAGGCCGGAGGACGCCAGTG gctgctggTTGGAGCTCCCTTAGAATCCACTGGGCAAAAACAGACAGGCGATGTGTTCAGGTGTCCTCTGGACAACAGAAAGTCTGCTGGCTGCAGCCGCCTGCACCTGG CAAAACTTCCTCTGGACAATGTGTCTGAGAGAAAAGACGAGATGAGGCTGGGCATGACGCTGACCTCAAACCCCAAAGACAGCAGCTTCGTg ACCTGTGgtcctctctggtctcatgaATGTGGCAGCTCCCTGTACAGCACAGGAATCTGTTCCAGAGTCAGCTGGACCTTCAGACCGACCCACACCATTGCCCCAGCCCTGCAGA GATGTGAGACCTTCATGGACATAGTGATTGTTCTGGATGGTTCTAACTCTATCTATCCCTGGCACGAGGTCCAGGGATTCCTGATCAACATCCTGCGCAAGTTCTACATCGGCCCAGGTCAGACGCAG GTGGGGGTGGTCCAGTACGGCTCCTCGGTGGTCCACGAGTTCAGCCTGGGCGAGTACCAgacagtggaggaggtggtggacgCGGCCAAGAGCATCAGCCAGCGTGGTGGTGAGGAGACGAGAACGGCGTTGGGTATCAATGTGGCGAG GTCGGAGGCGTTCAGGCGAGGAGGCCGACCTGGAGCTCAGAAGGTGATGATCGTGATCACAGATGGAGAATCACATGACAGtccgcagctgctgcaggctgtcgCTGACAGCGAGAGGGACAATATCACCATGTATGCTATCGCT GTTCTAGGTTACTACAATCGCCGAGGAATCAACCCTGAAGCCTTCCTGAAGGAAATCAAGTTCATCGCCAGCGACCCAGATGAGAAACACTTCTTCAATGTGACGGACGAGTCGGCACTGAAAGATATTGTGGACGCACTTGGAGAAAGGATTTTCTCTCTGGAAG GTACCAGCACTCTGGGTCAAGGGTTTGGTCTCCAGATGGCTCAGGCTGGATTCTCCTCACATTTAGTCAAA GATGGCATTCTTCTCGGAGCCGTGGGAGCTTATGACTGGAATGGTGCCGTACTGAAGGACACCAAACATGGAAAAGTTGTTCCACCAAAATTTTCCTACAAAGATGAGTTTccggaggagctgaagaaccaTGGAGCCTACCTGG GTTATTCCGTTGGTTCGCTCATCTCGTCTGACGGCTCTCAGCTCTACACTGCTGGAGCACCGAGGTTCAACCACACCGGGAAGGTCATTGTGTTCACCCTGAAGAACTCTGGGAACCTGACGGTCCTGCAGGCTCTTCTAGGGGAGCAG ATTGGTTCGTATTTTGGCAGCGAGTTGTTGTCAATGGATGTAGATGGTGACGGACAAACCGATGTTCTCCTGGTGGCAGCACCGATGTACTACAACCAGggctgggagagagggaaggttTACGTCTACGGCCTGACACCAGAG ACATCGTTTGATCTCCAGGGGGTGCTGGAGGTGACTAACTGCTTCCAGAACTCTCGGCTGGGTTCATCCTTGGCTCAAATACAGGACATGAATGGAGACGGGTTCCGAGAGTTGGTGGTAGGAGCACCACTGGAGgatgaccaccagggggcggtcTATTTGTTTTATGGGCAGGACAGAACCATCCAGTGGCAGTTCAGACAG CGActgtctgctgctggttcttCTGCAAGTCTGAAGTATTTCGGCCAAAGTCTTCATGGTGTTTTAGATGTCAACGGAGATGGGCTTGTTGACCTTGCAGTGGGAGCATTGGGGGCCGCTGTCATCATCTG GTCTCGTGGTGTGGTGCAGATCCAGTCCAGCCTGATATTTGAACCAGAGAAGGTCAACATCTTCAACAAAGACTGTCAgcgaggagggaaggaggtcaCCTGCATGTCTGTCACGATCTGTTTGAGTCTGCACTCCAGGACAAGAACCAAAGCAAAGCCAAAGGTGGAAGTTG CCATCTGGTACAGTCTGGTGTTTGATGAACGCCGTTTTCCTCCACGAGCCGTCCTGGATGAATCAGATCGACAGCAGCCCAGGATTCTgtttctgcagacaggaagtcaaagcTGCCGGCGCCACAGTTTCTCTGTTCaggtcaga GAGACGAGTGATTATGGACGTCCCATCTCGGTTGTCCTTGAAACGGGGCTGCAGAACCCAGATGAGGGCCCTGTGTTGGACCCGGATCAGTCGAGCATCTTGAAGGCTGAG CTTCCCTTCTGGAATGGCTGTGAGCAGGAAGACACTTGCGTCCCTGACCTTGTCCTCCACAGTCACACCGACCTGGTGGATGTTGG GAagttctgcagctccagaaccATCTGGTCACTCtgcagccaccagggggagtCAGAGGTCAGCGCTCGTGTCGTAGAGACGGGGCGTAGGAACGTGGTGGTGTTTGCCCAGCTGGAGAATCAGGGCGAGAACGCTTATGGAACCACAGTtcacatctccacctcctccaaccTGCTTTTCTCCAGTCTAACAGTCAAG GCTCCTCCAACATTTCCACAGGACCAATCAGATATTCCAATGGAGTGTTCCTCTGAGAACAGCCCAGGTAATGAGCTGAGCTGCAACATCAGCGTTCCCTTTATGAAGACATCATCACAG gTGTCTTTCCGTCTAGAGTTTGAGCTCAGCCGAGTGGAGCTCCTGGACCACATGCaagtcaccatgacaaccagcag tgagggtgaggaTAAAAACCTtgatgacaacaacaacatcatcttcctccctctgaggTACCAGCTTGATCTCCTCTTCACCAG GGACCCCAACACTCCTCGTTTTCAAATCCAAGCAGCAGGTTCCACCGCCTTCTTCTTTTCTCGGGACGAACCCGACAGCCTTTCTCACGACTTTAACCTGACTTATCAT ATCCAGAACTTGGGCACCTTTCCAGTGCGTGGCATTGTCTTCAGGGCTGAGATCTGGGCAGTGACAAGAGGAGGGAACCATCTCATGAAGATGATGGACTTCAGAGTCGAACAG caggtCTCTGGTTCTCACTGTCAGCTCCCTCAACACACAGCAGCCAACAGGATTTCAGCAGAggacctgtctcacctgtcccagCTG aacagcagcaacagtgcCAGCGTGGCGGCTGAGTGTCGGCTGGAGCTGCCAGCCTCCAAAGAGCTGAAGGTGACACTCACAGGACGACTTcaacttcctgctctgcttgCT GTGAGCTTTAGGTCTTTGGAGATATTAACCACAGCTTCCATCTGGATGGAACCATTTAGTCCAATGTTCCTTCAGGAAGATGTTCCTGTCAGAGAG ATAATCCTGGAGATAAGGAAGGAAGAGGATTATATCAACCCAGTCTGGATTATACTGGGAAGCATACTGGGAGGCCTTCTACTATTGGCTCTATTGGTCCTGGCCCTTTGGAAG CTCGGCTTCTTTAGTAGACGaaggaaagacaaagaggagcCTGTAGCCGATGGGAAGGCAGCGGAGGAGCTGTGA
- the itga11b gene encoding integrin alpha-11 isoform X6 codes for MDYHPQHHPLFLLLWICSSFPGEHRTDLQLCFNFDSKNFKIFSGSKETQFGSTVQQHEAGGRQWLLVGAPLESTGQKQTGDVFRCPLDNRKSAGCSRLHLAKLPLDNVSERKDEMRLGMTLTSNPKDSSFVTCGPLWSHECGSSLYSTGICSRVSWTFRPTHTIAPALQRCETFMDIVIVLDGSNSIYPWHEVQGFLINILRKFYIGPGQTQVGVVQYGSSVVHEFSLGEYQTVEEVVDAAKSISQRGGEETRTALGINVARSEAFRRGGRPGAQKVMIVITDGESHDSPQLLQAVADSERDNITMYAIAVLGYYNRRGINPEAFLKEIKFIASDPDEKHFFNVTDESALKDIVDALGERIFSLEGTSTLGQGFGLQMAQAGFSSHLVKDGILLGAVGAYDWNGAVLKDTKHGKVVPPKFSYKDEFPEELKNHGAYLGYSVGSLISSDGSQLYTAGAPRFNHTGKVIVFTLKNSGNLTVLQALLGEQIGSYFGSELLSMDVDGDGQTDVLLVAAPMYYNQGWERGKVYVYGLTPETSFDLQGVLEVTNCFQNSRLGSSLAQIQDMNGDGFRELVVGAPLEDDHQGAVYLFYGQDRTIQWQFRQRLSAAGSSASLKYFGQSLHGVLDVNGDGLVDLAVGALGAAVIIWSRGVVQIQSSLIFEPEKVNIFNKDCQRGGKEVTCMSVTICLSLHSRTRTKAKPKVEVAIWYSLVFDERRFPPRAVLDESDRQQPRILFLQTGSQSCRRHSFSVQETSDYGRPISVVLETGLQNPDEGPVLDPDQSSILKAELPFWNGCEQEDTCVPDLVLHSHTDLVDVGKFCSSRTIWSLCSHQGESEVSARVVETGRRNVVVFAQLENQGENAYGTTVHISTSSNLLFSSLTVKDQSDIPMECSSENSPGNELSCNISVPFMKTSSQVSFRLEFELSRVELLDHMQVTMTTSSEGEDKNLDDNNNIIFLPLRYQLDLLFTRDPNTPRFQIQAAGSTAFFFSRDEPDSLSHDFNLTYHIQNLGTFPVRGIVFRAEIWAVTRGGNHLMKMMDFRVEQQVSGSHCQLPQHTAANRISAEDLSHLSQLNSSNSASVAAECRLELPASKELKVTLTGRLQLPALLAVSFRSLEILTTASIWMEPFSPMFLQEDVPVREIILEIRKEEDYINPVWIILGSILGGLLLLALLVLALWKLGFFSRRRKDKEEPVADGKAAEEL; via the exons ATGGATTATCATCCTCAACATCatcctttgtttcttcttctctggatctGCAGTTCCTTCCCAGGTGAGCACAGAACAG ATCTTCAACTCTGCTTCAACTTCGACAGCAAGAACTTCAAAATCTTCTCTGGTTCTAAAGAGACCCAGTTTGGTTCCACAGTTCAGCAGCACGAGGCCGGAGGACGCCAGTG gctgctggTTGGAGCTCCCTTAGAATCCACTGGGCAAAAACAGACAGGCGATGTGTTCAGGTGTCCTCTGGACAACAGAAAGTCTGCTGGCTGCAGCCGCCTGCACCTGG CAAAACTTCCTCTGGACAATGTGTCTGAGAGAAAAGACGAGATGAGGCTGGGCATGACGCTGACCTCAAACCCCAAAGACAGCAGCTTCGTg ACCTGTGgtcctctctggtctcatgaATGTGGCAGCTCCCTGTACAGCACAGGAATCTGTTCCAGAGTCAGCTGGACCTTCAGACCGACCCACACCATTGCCCCAGCCCTGCAGA GATGTGAGACCTTCATGGACATAGTGATTGTTCTGGATGGTTCTAACTCTATCTATCCCTGGCACGAGGTCCAGGGATTCCTGATCAACATCCTGCGCAAGTTCTACATCGGCCCAGGTCAGACGCAG GTGGGGGTGGTCCAGTACGGCTCCTCGGTGGTCCACGAGTTCAGCCTGGGCGAGTACCAgacagtggaggaggtggtggacgCGGCCAAGAGCATCAGCCAGCGTGGTGGTGAGGAGACGAGAACGGCGTTGGGTATCAATGTGGCGAG GTCGGAGGCGTTCAGGCGAGGAGGCCGACCTGGAGCTCAGAAGGTGATGATCGTGATCACAGATGGAGAATCACATGACAGtccgcagctgctgcaggctgtcgCTGACAGCGAGAGGGACAATATCACCATGTATGCTATCGCT GTTCTAGGTTACTACAATCGCCGAGGAATCAACCCTGAAGCCTTCCTGAAGGAAATCAAGTTCATCGCCAGCGACCCAGATGAGAAACACTTCTTCAATGTGACGGACGAGTCGGCACTGAAAGATATTGTGGACGCACTTGGAGAAAGGATTTTCTCTCTGGAAG GTACCAGCACTCTGGGTCAAGGGTTTGGTCTCCAGATGGCTCAGGCTGGATTCTCCTCACATTTAGTCAAA GATGGCATTCTTCTCGGAGCCGTGGGAGCTTATGACTGGAATGGTGCCGTACTGAAGGACACCAAACATGGAAAAGTTGTTCCACCAAAATTTTCCTACAAAGATGAGTTTccggaggagctgaagaaccaTGGAGCCTACCTGG GTTATTCCGTTGGTTCGCTCATCTCGTCTGACGGCTCTCAGCTCTACACTGCTGGAGCACCGAGGTTCAACCACACCGGGAAGGTCATTGTGTTCACCCTGAAGAACTCTGGGAACCTGACGGTCCTGCAGGCTCTTCTAGGGGAGCAG ATTGGTTCGTATTTTGGCAGCGAGTTGTTGTCAATGGATGTAGATGGTGACGGACAAACCGATGTTCTCCTGGTGGCAGCACCGATGTACTACAACCAGggctgggagagagggaaggttTACGTCTACGGCCTGACACCAGAG ACATCGTTTGATCTCCAGGGGGTGCTGGAGGTGACTAACTGCTTCCAGAACTCTCGGCTGGGTTCATCCTTGGCTCAAATACAGGACATGAATGGAGACGGGTTCCGAGAGTTGGTGGTAGGAGCACCACTGGAGgatgaccaccagggggcggtcTATTTGTTTTATGGGCAGGACAGAACCATCCAGTGGCAGTTCAGACAG CGActgtctgctgctggttcttCTGCAAGTCTGAAGTATTTCGGCCAAAGTCTTCATGGTGTTTTAGATGTCAACGGAGATGGGCTTGTTGACCTTGCAGTGGGAGCATTGGGGGCCGCTGTCATCATCTG GTCTCGTGGTGTGGTGCAGATCCAGTCCAGCCTGATATTTGAACCAGAGAAGGTCAACATCTTCAACAAAGACTGTCAgcgaggagggaaggaggtcaCCTGCATGTCTGTCACGATCTGTTTGAGTCTGCACTCCAGGACAAGAACCAAAGCAAAGCCAAAGGTGGAAGTTG CCATCTGGTACAGTCTGGTGTTTGATGAACGCCGTTTTCCTCCACGAGCCGTCCTGGATGAATCAGATCGACAGCAGCCCAGGATTCTgtttctgcagacaggaagtcaaagcTGCCGGCGCCACAGTTTCTCTGTTCag GAGACGAGTGATTATGGACGTCCCATCTCGGTTGTCCTTGAAACGGGGCTGCAGAACCCAGATGAGGGCCCTGTGTTGGACCCGGATCAGTCGAGCATCTTGAAGGCTGAG CTTCCCTTCTGGAATGGCTGTGAGCAGGAAGACACTTGCGTCCCTGACCTTGTCCTCCACAGTCACACCGACCTGGTGGATGTTGG GAagttctgcagctccagaaccATCTGGTCACTCtgcagccaccagggggagtCAGAGGTCAGCGCTCGTGTCGTAGAGACGGGGCGTAGGAACGTGGTGGTGTTTGCCCAGCTGGAGAATCAGGGCGAGAACGCTTATGGAACCACAGTtcacatctccacctcctccaaccTGCTTTTCTCCAGTCTAACAGTCAAG GACCAATCAGATATTCCAATGGAGTGTTCCTCTGAGAACAGCCCAGGTAATGAGCTGAGCTGCAACATCAGCGTTCCCTTTATGAAGACATCATCACAG gTGTCTTTCCGTCTAGAGTTTGAGCTCAGCCGAGTGGAGCTCCTGGACCACATGCaagtcaccatgacaaccagcag tgagggtgaggaTAAAAACCTtgatgacaacaacaacatcatcttcctccctctgaggTACCAGCTTGATCTCCTCTTCACCAG GGACCCCAACACTCCTCGTTTTCAAATCCAAGCAGCAGGTTCCACCGCCTTCTTCTTTTCTCGGGACGAACCCGACAGCCTTTCTCACGACTTTAACCTGACTTATCAT ATCCAGAACTTGGGCACCTTTCCAGTGCGTGGCATTGTCTTCAGGGCTGAGATCTGGGCAGTGACAAGAGGAGGGAACCATCTCATGAAGATGATGGACTTCAGAGTCGAACAG caggtCTCTGGTTCTCACTGTCAGCTCCCTCAACACACAGCAGCCAACAGGATTTCAGCAGAggacctgtctcacctgtcccagCTG aacagcagcaacagtgcCAGCGTGGCGGCTGAGTGTCGGCTGGAGCTGCCAGCCTCCAAAGAGCTGAAGGTGACACTCACAGGACGACTTcaacttcctgctctgcttgCT GTGAGCTTTAGGTCTTTGGAGATATTAACCACAGCTTCCATCTGGATGGAACCATTTAGTCCAATGTTCCTTCAGGAAGATGTTCCTGTCAGAGAG ATAATCCTGGAGATAAGGAAGGAAGAGGATTATATCAACCCAGTCTGGATTATACTGGGAAGCATACTGGGAGGCCTTCTACTATTGGCTCTATTGGTCCTGGCCCTTTGGAAG CTCGGCTTCTTTAGTAGACGaaggaaagacaaagaggagcCTGTAGCCGATGGGAAGGCAGCGGAGGAGCTGTGA